In Tumebacillus amylolyticus, the genomic stretch GCTCGCGGTTCTGCACCATGTATTGCAGCAACTCGAATTCTTTGTTGGTGAGTTTGAGCGGCGTGCCGTGGACACAGCCGTCATGCTCTTTCGGCAAAAAGGAGAGGGGTCCGTACGACAGCTCTCCCTCCGGGGCGAGCTTGCCGTCCCGACGCAAGAGAGCGCGGATGCGGGCGAGCAGTTCTTCGGTGGCAAACGGTTTGACGAGGTAGTCGTCTGCGCCGGCATCCAAGCCTTTGACGCGGGCGTCCACCGAGTCTTTGGCGGTGAGAAAAAGCGCAGGGGTCTTGATGCCTTTTTGCCGAAGACGCTTGATGAGCGAGAGGCCGTCGAGACCGGGGAGCATGATGTCGAGCACGAGGAGGTCGTAGGAATTGCTTTCGGCGAGCAAGAGACCTTCGTCGCCCGCTTCGGCCTCTTCGGTGAGATAAGATTCGTCTTGCAAGATGTTGACAACCGCGTGTCGCAGGGCACGGTCGTCTTCGACAACGAGGACTTTCATCGTCATTTTTTCCAGAGCCTCCAAGCATTCCAGAGATTCGCCGTCAGCAGACCGATCAGCAGGTACGCGAGACCTCCCCAGAGGAGATAGAGCGCGACGCTGACCACGGCGGCGATCAGGGCAAATACGATTTGGTCAGACGTTCGACCCGGCGAGGTCGGCGGGTCGGTCAGCATGACAAAACCGAGGAACAGTGCGGAATTCACAAACGGCGTTCGCAGGGCGTCGCTGGCGAGGTCGGTGTCGATTCCGAGCAGTGCCAGCACGAGAAACGCGAGAACGTAGACGCCGAGGAACGTGAGCACTTGGGCGTACTTGTTGACTTTGCGGGTGATGGCAAAGCCGATGAGCAGCAGGGCAAGGGTCCACCAAGGTGAAAGTTCTGCCATACCGCCCCACCAGTCTTGGTCGGTGGAGAGGAGAAGAACGCCGAGCAAGAGACCGATGGCGGCAGGGTTGAGCATCGGTTTTTTGCGCACGCGCAGGAGATTTTTGAGCAAAACGCCGAGAGCAGCGGTGGCGGCCGGGATGTACCACGGGGTGGTGACGGAGACCACCATCGCCACGATCAGTCCGGTCAGGATCGCGCCGTCGGGGAGTTTGTTTTTTCGTTTTTGGAAAAAGGCGAAGGGGAGGTCGATCAGCACGCCCCCGAGGATGGCGCTCGATGCGTTGAGCAGGCCCGACGTGTTGTGGGTGAAACCAAGGCCGATGGCGGAGAGGAACAGCAGAGAGAGCAGGACGAACGCTTTGGGCGTGTTCCAGTAGCTGAGTTTTGGGGTCGGTGCGGTGGTGAGCGGTACTTCGGGTTGCATGTTCAAACCTCCTCGCCTCTGTGGATGTGTAGGTCGGGTGTGATGAAAATTCCGGTGAGTCCGGCTTCCTGCAGCAGTTCTTGGCCTTGCACGGGGCCGAGCAAAAACGCTGCTGTTGAAAAAGCGTCCGCCAGCATCGCAAACGGTGCGACGACGGAGCAACTGAGAAGTTGGCTTGCCGATGTGCCTGTGCGAGGATCGAGCAGATGGTGCGTGTTCGGGTTCTCGCGGGAGATTCGTTCGTAACTGCCGGATGTGCAAATCGCGGCGTTGGTGAGCGAGAGCGAGGTGATGATGTCGTGGGGCTGCGTCGGGTGTTGGATGCCGACTTGCCACGGTTCTCCTCGTTCGTTGAGACCTCCTGCGTAGACATCGCCGCCGGCGTTGATCAGAAAGCCGGCAGAGCTACGCAATTCCTGTGCGGCGAGGTCGACGGCGAGACCTTTGGCGACCGCTCCGAGGTCGAGACGGAGCGGTTTTTGGAGGAGGACGGTGCGTGTTTCTTCATCTAATAGGACGTCGCGATAGGTAGCCGGGACGTGGAGGTCCGCAAGAGGTGGCGGGAGCGTTTTTTCCCCGGTGAGGTAGTTGCGGTTGAAGCCTTGGCTTTCCATGTGGTGCCCGATAGTGGGGTCGAAAACGCCTTCGGTGAGGTCAGCGATTTCGAGGGCGATTCGGATTGCTTCAAACAGTAGAGGGCTGACGGGGGTCGGCGCTCCGATTTTTTGGCAGAGTTGGCGCAGTTCGCTCTCAGGGGAGAAGCGACTGCAGACTTGCTCGACGGCGGTGAATGCGGTGAATGCACGGTCGAGTTGACGGTGCAGAAGGTCCGTTGGTTCCGCAGATACGAGTTGAATCGTGACCAATGTATCCATATGCAAGGCGGCACGAGTGAGTTTGGTAGGCTGAATGGGAATCGTCATCACGTGTTGAGCCTACGCCTGTGCTTGCGCGAGGGCTTGGTTCATTGCGTTGCGGAAGTCGTCTGTGGACTTGGTGGCACCGCTGACGGTGTCCACTTTTGAACTCTGACGCTCGACCGCTTGGGCAGGAAGCCCGTCAATTCGGCTCTGCGGATAGTGTGTGTCACAATTGGTGATTTCTACCGCTGCGATTTTGCCACCCTGGATGGTGACCGCAACTTCCACTGAGCCGATGCGGTTGGAGCCCATGCCGGTGTACGTGCCGTCCTTGTAAGTGCCGGTAGATGCGGACGATGTCGTGTTGGAGTTGGAAGTCTGCCCTTGGGTATTTGCCTTGCTTTGCCCGCCGTTGGGAGTGGTGTTGGGAGCTTGGTTGTTGAAGTTTCCGTTGCCGGGAGGGGCATCGCCACGTTGCCCTTGAGGGAAGCGACCGCCGTGGTCGCGACCTCTTTGTCCTTGGAAGCCTTGTTGCTGTTGTTGATTGGGTGCTGTATGAGAATCAGGCGAGTTGACCGCTGCCATCACAGACGAAGCCTGATTCTGCATCGCCTGCGCCGAACTCGGATCGGTCACCAGATACCCCGCCACATAAATTGCACCAATCGCCGCTCCGCACAGCGCCGCGATCTTATCCGCTTTTCTGGCCATTCAACTCTCTCCCTTCAAATTCGTACTTCCATCTAGATGAGTCCAGTATACCAACGGAAAATTTGTTTTCCATTTGAGGTTTCTAAGAAAAAAACCGCCCGGCACACAGGGCGGTTTTTTAATACGAATTAGATCTTCGCGAGCCAGCTCAACAGGTGTTCGGCCAAGGCTTCGCGGGCGTCGTCCCAGTTGTGGTCGGTGTCGACGGTGAGGTGTTGCAGGTGTTGGGCGTTTGCTCGTTGGAACGCTTCGACCAAGGAGTCGTGATGCAACGCCGTCGGTCCAACATCGTCGCGCAGAGCGCCGAGGAGGAGCACCGGACGGGTGGTGATCGACTTTGCTTGGTGTACGAGGTTCCAAGCCGCACCGTGGTCGGCGATCTGTTGGGTCAGTTCGCGACCGTTGATTCCGGTGAGAAAGAACGTGGATTCCTCGAACATCGCCGTCACTTCTGCCAGCGACCGTTCATCATCTCCCAC encodes the following:
- a CDS encoding response regulator transcription factor, which produces MKVLVVEDDRALRHAVVNILQDESYLTEEAEAGDEGLLLAESNSYDLLVLDIMLPGLDGLSLIKRLRQKGIKTPALFLTAKDSVDARVKGLDAGADDYLVKPFATEELLARIRALLRRDGKLAPEGELSYGPLSFLPKEHDGCVHGTPLKLTNKEFELLQYMVQNREQILSRSQIFDRIWGLDSEANDSIVDLYIHYLRKKLTPFHCESMIRTVRGIGYMLKEA
- a CDS encoding FAD:protein FMN transferase; its protein translation is MTIPIQPTKLTRAALHMDTLVTIQLVSAEPTDLLHRQLDRAFTAFTAVEQVCSRFSPESELRQLCQKIGAPTPVSPLLFEAIRIALEIADLTEGVFDPTIGHHMESQGFNRNYLTGEKTLPPPLADLHVPATYRDVLLDEETRTVLLQKPLRLDLGAVAKGLAVDLAAQELRSSAGFLINAGGDVYAGGLNERGEPWQVGIQHPTQPHDIITSLSLTNAAICTSGSYERISRENPNTHHLLDPRTGTSASQLLSCSVVAPFAMLADAFSTAAFLLGPVQGQELLQEAGLTGIFITPDLHIHRGEEV
- a CDS encoding FMN-binding protein; protein product: MARKADKIAALCGAAIGAIYVAGYLVTDPSSAQAMQNQASSVMAAVNSPDSHTAPNQQQQQGFQGQRGRDHGGRFPQGQRGDAPPGNGNFNNQAPNTTPNGGQSKANTQGQTSNSNTTSSASTGTYKDGTYTGMGSNRIGSVEVAVTIQGGKIAAVEITNCDTHYPQSRIDGLPAQAVERQSSKVDTVSGATKSTDDFRNAMNQALAQAQA
- a CDS encoding RnfABCDGE type electron transport complex subunit D; protein product: MQPEVPLTTAPTPKLSYWNTPKAFVLLSLLFLSAIGLGFTHNTSGLLNASSAILGGVLIDLPFAFFQKRKNKLPDGAILTGLIVAMVVSVTTPWYIPAATAALGVLLKNLLRVRKKPMLNPAAIGLLLGVLLLSTDQDWWGGMAELSPWWTLALLLIGFAITRKVNKYAQVLTFLGVYVLAFLVLALLGIDTDLASDALRTPFVNSALFLGFVMLTDPPTSPGRTSDQIVFALIAAVVSVALYLLWGGLAYLLIGLLTANLWNAWRLWKK